The Stieleria maiorica genome includes the window AGCGGCAGACGCACTGATGACGTCCAATCCATCGGTCTGCCAGCGCCCCGACGGCAGCATTTTGATGGTTTACAAAGCGGTCGGCAAGAAATTCCCCATGCCCAACGGTGGCCCGGTCGTTCACATGGTGGCGATCGCCGAAAAGCCGACCGGCCCGTTCAAGAAAATGCCCGATCCCGTGTTTACGTTCGAAGGCGAACGTTTTCCGGCGGAAGATCCTTACATCTGGTACCAGGACGGCAAGTTCCGCGCGATCGTCAAACGCATCAAGCATGAAAACGGGAAACGGTTGTTTTCACTGGTGCACTACGATTCGGTCGACGGCATCGATTGGCAACCGGCCAAGCACCATGAACTGTCGGACCGATCGATCACGTGGGAAGACGGCACGACCGAGAGATTTGACCACCTGGAGCGCCCCCAGGTCCTCATTGAAGACGGAGTTCCCGTCGCGTTGATGTGTGCCGCCGACCGCATCGATGAAAACAACGTCCGTCATTCGTTCAATCTCCAAATTCCGCTGATCGTCACGAAGGATGAATAGAGTGCAAAACATCTTGCAAACATTGGTGCTTTTATCTGCCCAACTGTGTTTGGCGGGTTTGTTGCTGGCCAGCGACCGCCCCAACGTCATCGTGATCGTTTCGGACGATCAGGGCTATGGCGACGTCGGTTTCAACGGACCGTGTGACATTCCCACTCCCAATCTGGACGCGTTGGCCGAATCAGGCATCGTGATGGAAGCCGGCTATGCTTCGCATCCGTATTGCAGTCCCAGTCGCGCAGGTCTTTTGACCGGGCGCTATCAACAGCGGTTCGGCCACGAGTGCAATCCCGGTGCGTCCGAGGATGACCCGACGTCCGGATTGCCTGTCGGCGAAACAATGATGTCGGATGTCATGAAATCCGCCGGCTATCGAACCGTAGCCATCGGCAAGTGGCACCTGGGAGATGCCAAGCCGTTCTGGCCTACCGAACGGGGATTTGAGGAGTGGTTCGGGTTTACCGGCGGAGGGATGAGCTATTGGGGGACGCCCAAAAAAGGGCGTCCGCTTGGCGGAGTGTTGAAAGACGGGCAACCCGTCGATCCGTCGTCTCTCACTTATCTGACGGATGACTTTTCGGACGCAGCCATCGATTTCATCGATCGGCATCGCGAATCTCCATTCTTCATGTATCTCGCCTACAACGCGCCGCATGCCCCCGACCAGGCAACGGCCGATCACTTGTCCAAAGTGGATCACATCGAATATGGCGGCCGGGCCGTTTACGGCGCAATGGTGGCGGGCATGGACGAAGGCATCGGCCGCGTGATGAACAAGCTTGAACAGCGGGGTTTGAAAGGCAATACGCTGGTCGTGTTCTACAGCGACAACGGCGGCAGAACCACGCACGCCAGCAATTTGCCGCTGCGTGGACACAAGGGCATGTTGTTTGAAGGAGGCATCCGTGTCCCTTTCTGTGTCTCATGGCCGGATGGATTGCCCGGCGGCGTTCGCTATTCGGCACCCGTGTCCGCGCTCGACATTTTCCCAACCGTGCTGGCGGCCTGTCAGATCGATTCCGATGTCACGGCCAAGCTCGATGGGGTGAATTTGTTGCCCTTCTTGAAGGGCGAAAACGAATCACGCCCGCATGAAACTCTGTTTTGGCGTTACGCAATGGATGGCGATCGGTATGGCTATGCGGTTCGCGATGGCGACGACAAGTTGGTGATCAGTCAGTACAAGCAAAAGTCGTTGCTGTTTGATCTTAGCCAGGACCCTGGTGAACGGCACGACCTCGCGGAGTCGAATCCCGGCCTGGTCGAGCGATTGACAGGTCTGATCAGGGATTGGGACCGTCAAAACATGCGACCGCTCTGGCTCGATCCCCACGGTGCAAACGTCGCAAAAGAGGAAAACGCGAGAGCGGAGATTGTCAACCGCGCTCTTCCACCAAAATCAAAAAGATCGAATCGAAATGGAGGCCAAGATTGAGATGAGTTTGCAGCACCACGGCAATCCCAACCTGTTTCGCAACATCTGGATCGAGCCCAAATCTGAGATCCAAGATTAGCGGATGCAATCGAACACCAAGAACTAAATACCGTCCTACCAACCATGTATTGTAATCAAACTCTCCTCACCGCCTTCCTGGTGTCAACACTGTGTGCCGCGTCGGCAGTCGCGGCCGAGCGGCCGAACATCGTTCTCGTCTTTGCCGATGACATCAGCGCTCGCGAACTGCCCATCTACGGATCGTCGGTCTGGAGCCCTCCGCTTCGCGGCGACACCAGTGATCCCCAGTACCGCGCGTCGACACCGGTGCTGGATCGGTTGGCCGGTGAAGGGTGCTGGATCAAGACCGCGTGGGCGTCGGTGGTTTGCTCGCCCAGTCGCGCGATGATGATGACCGGACGCTACGCGCACCTGCACAAATGGTGGGGCAATAAGTCGAAAGGGAAATATGTCGATGAAAGCGGCAAGCAAGTGACCTGGCCGTTGTATCTGAGTTCGCCACACCAGATCGGCCACATTGCCCAGCAAGCCGGCTACGGAACCTACTGGGCGGGCAAGACACAAATGGCCGGCGATCTGGACCGCTTCGGATTTGACCAGGGCTGCTTCACGCCCGGGAATCTGAGCGACACGGACAACCCGTTTACCGACTTCAAACTGTTCTATGACAAGAGCAGCGG containing:
- a CDS encoding sulfatase-like hydrolase/transferase gives rise to the protein MQNILQTLVLLSAQLCLAGLLLASDRPNVIVIVSDDQGYGDVGFNGPCDIPTPNLDALAESGIVMEAGYASHPYCSPSRAGLLTGRYQQRFGHECNPGASEDDPTSGLPVGETMMSDVMKSAGYRTVAIGKWHLGDAKPFWPTERGFEEWFGFTGGGMSYWGTPKKGRPLGGVLKDGQPVDPSSLTYLTDDFSDAAIDFIDRHRESPFFMYLAYNAPHAPDQATADHLSKVDHIEYGGRAVYGAMVAGMDEGIGRVMNKLEQRGLKGNTLVVFYSDNGGRTTHASNLPLRGHKGMLFEGGIRVPFCVSWPDGLPGGVRYSAPVSALDIFPTVLAACQIDSDVTAKLDGVNLLPFLKGENESRPHETLFWRYAMDGDRYGYAVRDGDDKLVISQYKQKSLLFDLSQDPGERHDLAESNPGLVERLTGLIRDWDRQNMRPLWLDPHGANVAKEENARAEIVNRALPPKSKRSNRNGGQD